The Megalops cyprinoides isolate fMegCyp1 chromosome 12, fMegCyp1.pri, whole genome shotgun sequence genome contains a region encoding:
- the nrde2 gene encoding nuclear exosome regulator NRDE2, with product MALFPAFAGLSSGNSSNEKSSKGLDWLSNQSFSTDDALKLHRHATEKSELGTEASAEKSPSAVQNLIYKKEDEDDIKSKKRTKKEKKKKQKKHRKRSREPSDSSGCESDTVYPSDLLKQASDRCRQEEIDSAPGSFVWLDDLQSPTDRPFCIDRKADPANWEYKSLYRGDIARYKRKGSSALGLDPKTQGVSWAEPGPEKKRADRKPERYFSRSVRQQLSSAGRPARPGTPGPGRSPAAPPFIPVPPCAEEQGQDGVPQGSSAVNPLGVYDPSTSLWLQGKGLPEQEAPPGTAGDGGVTSQLAARVEDYNRRLRENPADTPTWLEFVRFQDELTSAPGPFAGAEGEAERRRRSLRTTLEKKVSILDRALESNPASVELKLARLQLCRELWEPAALLKEWKKLVFLHPNDARLWRRYLLFTQSQFSTFAMPKVNAVYGKCLTTLGSVRDGSMLSHPAQPGTEEAMLAIFLQQCHFLRQTGHSEKAIALFQAVLDFTFFKPDSVKELPTRQQVEFFEPFWDSGEPRVGEKGARGWKAWMHQQERGGWIIPNDPDDDDDDEEEDASEVKDKTWPKWRIWLDVEASRESNHWLPWRPDKTKGQSEEDCEDPDRQVLFDDIGPSMIRLSTPELRFQLVCSFLQFLGLPGDCCYGDPSWSILLDDLSLLEEGLETDRPLTSAHLQYAGVSPVGHMTTLRSTRKTTGLCKQGEEFVHHVLQQISPLCSAKEKSLLSLYWMQYEKLKVLRCVQSRNKKRIRSQGKRSKRLAKRLLKEAENRNSLALWREYAHLEWLLGNLEEARKVFDTALALGITRGLQDSTLCDLGLLYAQLEVEEARGATPCTSSAAVHVLTKLAEGGAYSPFTGQVLPVAILKARKSYEQAFQIATAGVDQSTASGLKGKSNRVVELAGCFALFQYLTVGIEASKKVYSQATERLEGSRTSSQGEAAAEASAWDPPSELESLALMQAALLQHHTSTAVYPLGRLRQTLTAALSRFPRNRRLWQLYLQVENKHHSAGRARRFFHGVTKSSQSIVSRLFAIFAEQKRKALVDAVQRADHYGEVFTTMPENGLSNRIRALFENAVASEHGVHCPLLWRMYLTFLVSEGNSERGRGIFYKALQEVPWAKGLYMDAVQLFPDRVQEFLDLMTEKELRLRVPMEEVDILLED from the exons ATGGCACTGTTTCCAGCCTTCGCGGGATTGTCAAGTGGAAATTCAAGCAATGAGAAGTCATCTAAAG GGTTGGATTGGCTGAGCAATCAGAGTTTCAGCACGGATGATGCCCTTAAGCTTCATCGCCATGCCACTGAGAAGAGTGAGCTGGGGACGGAGGCCTCCGCAGAAAAGAG CCCTTCCGCTGTACAAAATCTCATCTATAAaaaggaggatgaggatgacATCAAATCGAAGAAAAGGacgaagaaagaaaagaagaagaaacagaagaagcacaggaagaggagcagagagcCATCGGACAGCAGTGGCTGCGAGTCGGACACCGTGTATCCCAGTGACCTCTTGAAGCAAGCTTCAGACCGCTGCAG GCAGGAGGAGATAGACTCGGCCCCCGGCTCCTTCGTCTGGCTGGACGACCTTCAGAGCCCCACCGATCGGCCGTTCTGCATCGACAGGAAAGCGGACCCCGCCAACTGGGAGTACAAGTCCCTGTACAGAGGAGACATCGCCAG GTACAAGCGGAAGGGCAGCTCCGCCCTCGGCCTGGACCCGAAGACGCAGGGTGTGAGCTGGGCGGAGCCGGGCCCGGAGAAGAAGCGGGCGGACAGGAAGCCGGAGAGATACTTCTCCCGCAGCGTCCGTCAGCAGCTCAGCTCCGCGGGCCGCCCGGCCCGGCCCGGCACCCCGGGACCCGGGAGGAGCCCGGCCGCCCCGCCCTTCATCCCCGTCCCGCCCTGCGCggaggagcaggggcaggacgGCGTCCCTCAGGGCTCCTCTGCGGTCAACCCCCTGGGCGTGTACGacccctccacctccctgtGGCTGCAGGGCAAGGGCCTGCCGGAGCAGGAGGCGCCCCCGGGGACCGCTGGGGACGGTGGCGTCACCTCCCAGCTGGCCGCCCGCGTGGAGGACTACAACAGGAGGCTGCGGGAGAACCCGGCCGACACGCCCACCTGGCTGGAATTCGTCCGCTTCCAG GACGAGCTGACGAGCGCTCCCGGCCCCTTCGCAGGGGCGGAGGGCGAGGCGGAGCGGCGCAGGCGCTCGCTGAGGACGACTCTGGAGAAGAAGGTGTCCATCCTGGACCGGGCCCTGGAGAGCAACCCGGCCAGCGTGGAGCTGAAGCTGGCCCGGCTGCAGCTCTGCCGGGAGCTGTGGGAGCCGGCCGCCCTGCTCAAGGAGTGGAAGAAGCTGGTCTTCCTGCACCCCAACGACGCCCGTCTCTGGAGGAGGTACCTGCTCTTCACCCAGAGCCAGTTCAGCACCTTTGCCATGCCCAAGGTCAACGCCGTCTACGGGAAGTGCCTGACCACGCTGGGCTCGGTCCGGGACGGCTCCATGCTGTCCCACCCGGCCCAGCCCGGCACCGAGGAGGCCATGCTGG CCATCTTCCTGCAGCAGTGTCACTTCCTGCGGCAGACGGGCCACTCGGAGAAGGCCATCGCCCTCTTCCAGGCCGTGCTGGACTTCACCTTCTTCAAGCCTGACAGCGTGAAGGAGCTCCCCACCAGACAGCAA GTGGAGTTCTTTGAGCCGTTCTGGGACAGCGGGGAACCCCgagtgggagagaaaggggcGCGTGGGTGGAAGGCCTGGATGCaccagcaggagagagggggctggATCATCCCCAATGACCCAG atgatgatgacgatgatgaggaggaagacGCTTCTGAAGTGAAGGATAAGACCTGGCCCAAGTGGCGAATCTGGCTGGACGTGGAAGCGTCCCGCGAGAGCAATCATTGGTTGCCTTGGAGGCCGGACAAAACCAAAGGCCAATCGGAAGAGGACTGCGAGGATCCTGACAGACAG GTCCTGTTTGATGACATTGGGCCTTCCATGATCCGGCTGTCCACACCAGAGCTCAGGTTCCAGCTGGTCTGCTCCTTCCTTCAGTTCCTGGGTCTCCCAGGCGACTGCTGCTACGGCGATCCATCCTGGAGCATCCTGCTGGACGACCTGTCTCTCCTGGAGGAGGGCCTGGAAACGGATAGGCCCCTCACCTCCGCACACCTCCAGTACGCCGGGGTCAGCCCcgtgggtcacatgaccacccTGCGCAGCACCAGGAAAACGACGGGTCTGTGCAAGCAGGGGGAGGAGTTTGTGCACCATGTCCTCCAGCAGATCTCCCCTCTGTGCTCCGCGAAGGAGAAGTCGCTGCTCTCCCTCTACTGGATGCAGTATGAGAAGCTGAAG GTGTTGAGGTGTGTCCAGAGCAGAAACAAGAAGCGAATACGATCCCAGGGGAAGAGGAGCAAAAGACTGGCCAAGAGGCTGCTGAAGGAGGCGGAGAACCGCAACAGCCTGGCTCTCTGGAGAGAGTACGCCCACCTGGAGTGGCTGCTGGGGAACCTGGAGGAGGCCAGGAAGGTGTTCGACACGGCTTTGGCTCTGGGCATCACCCGGGGCTTGCAGGACTCCACATTGTGTGACCTTGGGCTGCTCTACGCccagctggaggtggaggaggcgcGAGGGGCGaccccctgcacctcctccgCAGCGGTCCATGTCCTGACCAAACTGGCTGAGGGCGGGGCGTACTCCCCCTTCACCGGCCAGGTGCTCCCAGTCGCCATCCTGAAGGCCCGGAAGTCCTATGAGCAGGCCTTCCAAATCGCCACAGCAGGGGTAGACCAAAGCACAGCTTCTGGACTCAAAGGGAAGAGTAACCGTGTAGTGGAGTTGGCCGGGTGTTTTGCCCTCTTCCAGTACTTGACGGTGGGAATCGAAGCTTCCAAAAAGGTGTACAGCCAGGCCACAGAGAGGCTAGAGGGATCCCGGACGAGCTCCCAGGGGGAGGCGGCCGCTGAGGCCAGCGCCTGGGACCCGCCCTCCGAGCTGGAGTCCCTGGCCCTCATGCAGGCCGCACTGCTGCAGCACCACACCAGCACCGCCGTCTACCCCCTGGGCCGCCTCCGACAGACCCTCACCGCCGCCCTCTCCCGCTTCCCCAGGAACCGGCGCCTGTGGCAGCTTTACCTGCAGGTGGAGAACAAGCACCACAGCGCCGGCCGAGCCCGACGCTTCTTCCACGGCGTCACCAAGAGCAGCCAGAGCATCGTCTCGCGACTGTTCGCCATCTTCGCCGAACAGAAGCGGAAGGCGCTGGTCGATGCAGTGCAGAG GGCTGATCATTATGGGGAGGTTTTCACCACCATGCCGGAGAATGGCCTGAGCAACAGGATCCGAGCTCTGTTCGAGAACGCTGTCGCCTCTGAACACGGGGTTCACTGTCCCCTTCTGTGGAGGATGTATCTCACCTTCCTG GTGTCAGAGGGGAACTcggagaggggcagagggatcTTCTATAAAGCACTCCAAGAGGTTCCCTGGGCAAAG GGTCTGTACATGGACGCGGTGCAGCTCTTCCCCGACCGCGTGCAGGAGTTCCTGGACCTGATGACTGAGAAGGAGCTGAGACTGCGTGTGCCCATGGAGGAGGTGGACATCTTGCTGGAGGACTGA